The Flammeovirga yaeyamensis genome segment AGTAACAGCAGAAGGTGGTATTAGAGCTACAGCTACAATAACTGTTACACCTGCTACAAGTATTCCTGTAAGTGGAATAAACATTGATATTTATAATGTTGAATTAATCATTAATGAGACTGCTACTATTACGGCTACTGTTCTTCCTGCTGAAGCAACTAATCAAAATGTAATTTGGAGTTCATCTAACGAAACAATTGCTACTGTTACTAATGGAATAATTACTGCTTTAGCTGAAGGGAACTGTACTGTTACAGTTGAATCTGAAGATGGAAGTTTTTCTCAAAATATTAGTGTGGTTGTAAAAGCAGAGGCCCCAACTTCAATAGATAATGTATACAATCCATTAGTAGTTTATCCCAACCCAAATAAAGGGTCGATTACCTTAAGAGGATTATCAAATAAAGTATATAAAATTATCATCTATAATCTTAATGGACAAAATGTATATTCAGTGAATACATATTTCGAAAATGAATATAAAATTGATCTAAGTAATCAACCAAAGGGAGTATATTTAGTTCAGGTTATTGATGAAGAAACAAGTTATTCTAGAAGAATAATAAAAGAATAAATTTTCCCCAAATAAATTAGGCATCCAATTGTGGATGCCTTTTTTTATTTCTTTTGTTTATTGATGAAAACAAATTCACCTCCTTCATCTCCTACTCCATATAAGACACCAAACTGTGGTGCGTTTTGACTGTTGTTTGCTACAATTTTATTGAATCTGTAAAACAGACTAGAGGCTGTCATAAACTTATCTTGATTGGTGTTCAAAGTCTGGAACAAATATTTAGAAAAAACAGATTGATCCGGTACTGTTTTTAAAGTACCACTCGTCATACCTTTTCTACTCTTTTTGGAATAGTAATTAGTAATCGATTGAGATGGTTCGTTTAGTATGGATCTACTTGATCTAAATATACTACCACTAAAACAAGCATCAGAAATTAACAAAGTATGTTTTGCTTTGATACCTTTTAATTTTGTACTTAAATTAGAGTTAGCTATCCAATGTGAATCATCAGATTTATGCGCATCAGAAGGTAGCCAATATCCTTCAGCTACTTCTTCATCATAAATACCGTGCCCTGCATAATAAATAATAAGGTTATCGTTTTCATTAATTTGATTCCTCATCGAATTAAAAGCCTTTACCACATCATCTCTTTTAGGATCATTTAATTGAATGATATTTGATGTAGCAAAACCGTATTTTTCTTCAAGAATTGATCTGAAATTTTTAGCATCACGATGAGGGTATTTCAGGTCTTGGATATCTTTATCATCATAATTTTGCACACTGATAATTAGAGCATAAAAATTCCCCACAGTTTCCTCAAATGGTTTATTTACTTCTTTTTTATCGACTACTAAACCTCTAGATGCAAACACAGGACTTGAAAGTGTTTTATTCGCATTAACTAGTAATTGTTCTTTTGCATGATTATCAAGAATAACCGTATTAATGTGTTTAATGGTGATATTTTCAATGTTTATAGATGTTCCCTCAGCAACAAATCCAGTAACATCATCTTTTGAGGTTAATTTCGAATAAGGAAATCTTTTAACAAAATGTTCATTGATGAATAAATAATACGAATGATCGATTTTCCTTACAGTCAATTTATTATAATCATATTTTTTGATTGACTTATGATATTGCCACTTCACTATTTCAACTTCATGGCCATCATTTAATTTTTGGATATGGAACCTTCCATCTCCGCTAAATACAAAACTATAGCCTTTTTTTCCGTTAGGTGACATCCCCCAAATAATACCATTTGCGTGAGATTTATTATTAGCCACATGCTTAATTTTTGTTTCTATCTCGAAATTATCAAGCGTTGTGTACTGAAAACCGGACTTCAATTCGATTACAGTTTCATTTTTCTCTTTTGAAGATAAATGATAGTTGCCATCCTTTAAATTACTATGCCTAAATATGTCTTCATCGTGTTGCACGATCTCCCATTTATGATCATTATTTTCGAATTCTTCATTGAAAATAATGTTCATAGCAAATGGTTGAACTGCATGATAATGAGTGTAATTTACTTGGGATAAGGTGTCGAAAGACAAGAATAAAGTAATAGCAATACAATATTTAAAATAGTACTGGGTCATGGTTCGATTAATTGTAAAGAATATAAGTAAGTTTTGGGCTGATTATGTGGTCGTTCTTTACAATGATTAACCTAATACGACGTATTTGAGTTCATATTCTACATTAAATACAATAGATTTCTATTTATTATTCTATTTTCAATAATTACAAAAATCACAATCTAAAAAAAGTTATGTAAGATATTTTTAATAAAATTAAATTATAAGCCTTTTACATCCCATGCGGAAGCGGAATGATCGTCTGACACAGAGACAATAATTGTATTATTTAACCACAGTAATCTATTTACAGAAGTACCATGTCCAGCATGTCTAGCTTTATCAATTACTTTTAAAAGTCTAAAGTCTCTCCTTCTCCAAACTTTAATCGATTTATCCTTCGAACACGTAGCAAAGTAGTCCCCATTCGGTGAAAATGAAATATCATTAATAGTATACATATGTGCCACAATATCCTCTTGGGTTTCTATAAAACCATCAAGATTCCAAACTCTCATATGTGCATCTCTACTACCAGACAATAAAAATTTCCCATCTGTAGATATAGTCAAAGCAAACACAGATTTATCGTGACCTATTAACTCACGAATCTCAGAACAGTTATCAATATTGTATCCTCTAATAATACTATCGCTCGCTCCTGCCCAGAAATGTAGTCTTTCTGCATCAACAGCTATGCTTCTTACCGATTCATTAGATACTTTAACTTTTGATTGTACCAACCATTTAGAAATAGAAACCACATATACCCAACCATCTCCAGTGCCTACAAAAAGTAGATCATCCATTCTTTCGATAGCAAAAACAGCTTTATCAGTTAGCTTTAAAGACTTAAGTTCTTTACCAGAATTTAAATCTAATAAATGAATTCCTTCGTTATTTTGTCCAACGACTAATTGATTTAGTTCTTCGATGGCAGCCATAGAGTACACCGTATTAGGAACTTTAGCCACTAATTTCCCTTGATCAGGTTGATCTATATTCCACTCTACCACATATCCATCAGCTCCTGCCGTATAAAATAATTTGGGGTTTGATGTTTTTACTACACTGTAAAGTCCATCTTTGTGACCACCAAATTGGGCGATTTTTTCTACTTCTAATACCTGTCTTTTCATCATAATATTAATTGTTGCAACAAATATGACAATTAATTCAAAAAAGTAAAAAATGATATCTTAGAATATTTATTTAATTTTGGGTATGCCAATTATCATTAATAAAAATATTGATCAGAAAGTATTTTGGTGTCTATGGAAAATTGAAGAGACCGAAGAAGAACTTTTAGTAAAGACATTCGAAGATGAAACATCTTTTGAACATATAAAAAATAAGCATAACAGGCTTCAAACTATTGCTTCAAGAGTAGCTTTGAAAGGTTTATTAGATTCACTTCAAATTAAATATAAAGGGATATTGAAGGATGAAATTGGGAAGCCTCAATTAATTGATGTTGGAATGTCTTGTTCTATTTCACATTCAAAAAATTATGCTCTGGTGGCAGTATCAAAAAATAGTGATAATGATGCTATTGGATGTGATGTAGAAAAAATTCAAGCAAGAATAAACCGTTTATTGTTCCGAATTGCAACCAATGACGAGATTGCTTTTGCAGATGCTAACGAAGTAAAAGGAACAAAAATATGGTGTATAAAAGAAGCTTCTTATAAGGCCTTTGGAAAACTTAATATTGAATACAAGTCTCAAATTATCACACACTTTAAAGATAATGAGCCTAATCAGGTAATTATTAAAGATGTATCAGAAAATCAGAACTGTTATCAATTACAATTTGAACAGGTTGAGGACACTCTGCTTTGTTTTGCATTTAATTAATGTCTTAACACCCTGCTTTGATACCACCTTCTTTCCTGTCGCATAGCTTCTTTAGGATCATGAAATAAAAAGAAAGGAACACCAATTTCTTTCAAACTTTTTTCTATTTCCTTCATCTCTTCATCTTTCTTTCCCTTGTTGACATCACGAATCATAATCCCAGAAATATTATTTGAAAATTCTTGGGCAATGGACTGATAGGTGTAAGGATCTTTTTGACCACTATCACCAACCAATAGGAACTTCTGATCAGGAAACTTATTAATTAAGTAAGCAATTCGACTCACCTTATGTACATTTTTTAATTGATCGTTATTGGCTTTAGGTGATCTGATAAAGTCCTTCCAATTTTTTTGATACCTTAAATAAATTGGTCCCAATGGAAACTTTCTCGTAATCAAAAATAATTTGATGATCCAAAATAGATTCATTTCGGAATTGGATACATAGAAAATTTCTGCTCCTTGCTTTTTTAATTCTTTATAGAATTTACTCATATCCTCTACCTCTTTCCTTTTGAAAGCATGGCGAACAATGGTTTGCGGTACCCTTTTTAAAAAAGAAGTTGCGTGAGTAATAAGTATGGTATCGTCTACATCAGAAATAACAATGTATTTGGGGTGTCCCACATTATAAATACTGGATAATGTTATTGCAGGTACCGTAATTTCTTCTGTATGCTTTTCATCTTTATAAAACTTCAGAAGATGGTCTAGATCATAATTTGAATAATTCTTATCTATAGGAGTTTCGAAACGGAAGAAACCGTTTTCATCCAAATCAATCGTAAAATGTTGTTTTTCGAGTGCAACATAAAGCTGACGACCAGTTACATGATTATGTCGGTAAAGTTTCCATAATCTAGACACATGTCTACGAAACCCTTCAGGCTTTTTGGTTAGATCCAGCAATCCGGATTTAAATGTGAGCAATTGTCCCTCAACAGATAATTGTCCGTTATATAAAAAGCCGACAAGCGGCATCAAAACGCTTTTTAGACTCAAAGTTTAAGAATTCAGAAATGAAACTTCCAATGAATATCAAAAATTAGTAGAAAAATAGGAATAAAAAAAAGATCGATATACTTAAATGCATATCGATCTGTGTTTAGTTGAAAGTTTGTCCTTTTAATTCAGAATAGTCTGATAGTTAAAAATGTATTAGTTGGAAGATTGTATTGCTAAATTGTCTATTAAATATATTTTGATATCAGATTGTCAATTCATTAGTTCATTCCATTTAAGTTGAAAGGAACCATCTTGTTGATACAAATTTAAGCATCTTTTCATTTATTTCCTTGCTTTTACTATAAGTTATGAGAAAAGTACCATTCAATACACCTTTTCAATTCAATCAAGAAAAAAATTCATAGAAATGTTATACTCTAATTTCTTAAAAATTAGAACATTGTAGAAAAACATACTTCTGTAAGGGAAACTAATTGATTATCAAATAATAGATTTTCAAAATAAAACCTCTTCATTAATTATTTATTCTTGAAGAATCTAAACATCATTTAATTTTACAAATAATTTAGTCTGATGTGTTTTATACGCAATCGAATTTTTTATCTTTGCTAAGAATTTACTCTAAATATAGGAGATCAATACATGGAGAACTTTGTTGTTTCGGCTAGAAAATACCGTCCGAATACCTTTCAAACAGTTGTTGGACAAGAACATATCACAAATACACTAAAGAATGCTGTGTTGAGTAATCATCTTGCTCAAGCGTTTTTGTTTTGTGGTCCAAGAGGTGTGGGTAAAACGACAAATGCCAGAATTCTCGCAAAAACAATCAATTGCGATAATTTATCTGAAAAAGGCGATCCGTGTAACGAGTGTAAATCTTGTACTAGCTTTAATCAAAATTCCTCTTTAAATATTGTGGAATTGGATGCTGCCTCTAACAACTCAGTTGAAGACATCAGAAATTT includes the following:
- a CDS encoding caspase family protein, with protein sequence MTQYYFKYCIAITLFLSFDTLSQVNYTHYHAVQPFAMNIIFNEEFENNDHKWEIVQHDEDIFRHSNLKDGNYHLSSKEKNETVIELKSGFQYTTLDNFEIETKIKHVANNKSHANGIIWGMSPNGKKGYSFVFSGDGRFHIQKLNDGHEVEIVKWQYHKSIKKYDYNKLTVRKIDHSYYLFINEHFVKRFPYSKLTSKDDVTGFVAEGTSINIENITIKHINTVILDNHAKEQLLVNANKTLSSPVFASRGLVVDKKEVNKPFEETVGNFYALIISVQNYDDKDIQDLKYPHRDAKNFRSILEEKYGFATSNIIQLNDPKRDDVVKAFNSMRNQINENDNLIIYYAGHGIYDEEVAEGYWLPSDAHKSDDSHWIANSNLSTKLKGIKAKHTLLISDACFSGSIFRSSRSILNEPSQSITNYYSKKSRKGMTSGTLKTVPDQSVFSKYLFQTLNTNQDKFMTASSLFYRFNKIVANNSQNAPQFGVLYGVGDEGGEFVFINKQKK
- a CDS encoding WD40 repeat domain-containing protein, which gives rise to MMKRQVLEVEKIAQFGGHKDGLYSVVKTSNPKLFYTAGADGYVVEWNIDQPDQGKLVAKVPNTVYSMAAIEELNQLVVGQNNEGIHLLDLNSGKELKSLKLTDKAVFAIERMDDLLFVGTGDGWVYVVSISKWLVQSKVKVSNESVRSIAVDAERLHFWAGASDSIIRGYNIDNCSEIRELIGHDKSVFALTISTDGKFLLSGSRDAHMRVWNLDGFIETQEDIVAHMYTINDISFSPNGDYFATCSKDKSIKVWRRRDFRLLKVIDKARHAGHGTSVNRLLWLNNTIIVSVSDDHSASAWDVKGL
- a CDS encoding 4'-phosphopantetheinyl transferase family protein yields the protein MPIIINKNIDQKVFWCLWKIEETEEELLVKTFEDETSFEHIKNKHNRLQTIASRVALKGLLDSLQIKYKGILKDEIGKPQLIDVGMSCSISHSKNYALVAVSKNSDNDAIGCDVEKIQARINRLLFRIATNDEIAFADANEVKGTKIWCIKEASYKAFGKLNIEYKSQIITHFKDNEPNQVIIKDVSENQNCYQLQFEQVEDTLLCFAFN
- a CDS encoding phosphatase domain-containing protein, producing MSLKSVLMPLVGFLYNGQLSVEGQLLTFKSGLLDLTKKPEGFRRHVSRLWKLYRHNHVTGRQLYVALEKQHFTIDLDENGFFRFETPIDKNYSNYDLDHLLKFYKDEKHTEEITVPAITLSSIYNVGHPKYIVISDVDDTILITHATSFLKRVPQTIVRHAFKRKEVEDMSKFYKELKKQGAEIFYVSNSEMNLFWIIKLFLITRKFPLGPIYLRYQKNWKDFIRSPKANNDQLKNVHKVSRIAYLINKFPDQKFLLVGDSGQKDPYTYQSIAQEFSNNISGIMIRDVNKGKKDEEMKEIEKSLKEIGVPFFLFHDPKEAMRQERRWYQSRVLRH